The Candidatus Neptunochlamydia vexilliferae DNA window TTTAAAAATTTATATTTCGCGCTTCAAGCGGAATTTTTTTCTGAAGCACAGATGATAAAGCCACAAAAGTCCAGGCCATATTAATCACACTCAAGACCACAATTTAACCCTTAAGAAAAAGTTTTAAACAAAGCCTCATTGCCAATAGGACGATAAGATGTTACAAGCTTTTTTAAAGCCGTAGTCTAACCCACAATCGGCTGCTAATCTTTCAAAGGTTTCTTGCCAACTGTCTGGAGGAGTCGGTGCAGATGAGGGCACAGGTAGCTTCTCTCGGCATTGAAATGTATTTTCTAGACACTGTCTGACCTGTTTGCGATTAAGTCCAGACTCAATCAATAGAACCACATCAACTAAGTCTTTGACCCTTGAGTTCTCGCGGTTTCCTCTTTTGACTGTCATGGCATGAATTTTCTCAGCAAATTGCTGCTCAAGCGATATCGCTTCAAAGTGGGCTGGAGAAATTCCGTAGAGTTCAAGTAAGTTATCCCCTTTAATTTCCTCTGTTGGTGGTGTAAGA harbors:
- a CDS encoding nucleotidyl transferase AbiEii/AbiGii toxin family protein; amino-acid sequence: MDLQRIRRKVAFERFLARLFATKPSPWVLKGGYALEVRFEISRATKDLDLGTRLKVMGSIEQKKETLLKELQRCAVLELDDHFTFQIGSPVKLIESAPGGGFRFSIRSIVAGRLFVAFALDVGMGDALTPPTEEIKGDNLLELYGISPAHFEAISLEQQFAEKIHAMTVKRGNRENSRVKDLVDVVLLIESGLNRKQVRQCLENTFQCREKLPVPSSAPTPPDSWQETFERLAADCGLDYGFKKACNILSSYWQ